Sequence from the Brevundimonas sp. SGAir0440 genome:
GCCCCTCGTCGTCCCTGACCGGCGTCATCGACCAGCGGGCCCAGACCACCGTCTTCGCCGAGACCGTCGCCGACGTTCAATACATTCCGGCGCCCGCGACCTTCTCGTCCCAGGCCGTCGCCAATGCGGTCCAGACCAATACGACGGGCGCCTCCCACCAGGATCTGGCCATCCGCCAGTCGAACGCCGCCTCGACGACCGAGGCGCGCACCGATGTCTATGTCGATAACGGCTGGGACCTGACGGTCGGCGCCAACGCCGGGGCCAACCAGGCGATCACCGCCAACGCCGGCGGCTCCATGCTGATCCAGACGGACCAGGCCAACGCCGGCCGCGTCCGCGCCGACGCCCGCGTCCAGACCAATCTCCAGGGCCAGACGGTTCTGGCGGCCCGCAGCGTCGCCAACGAGACGGTCGCCGGCAACAACGACATCTATCTGAAGCTGGACAACACTCAGCTGAACACCGGCGGGGTCGAGGCCAACGCGACCTATGTCGGCGTCAACGGCTATGACGCCTATGTCGGCTCCGACGCGGTCGGCAATGCGGTGACGGGCTATGCCTGTTCTCAGTGCGGCGGCGACGTCAACGTCAACAACACCCAGACCAACAGCGGCAATGTCACCGCGACAACCAACGCCACGGTTTCGTCCGGACGCACCGCCGTGGTCGGCGCCAACGCCGTCGGCAACAGCGCCAGCTTTTACATCAGCCGCCCCGGCGGCTGATCTGAACATGACAAGTCGGTAAGGTTCGCCGGCCGCGCTTGTGGCGAAGGCAAGCACCCTTTACACATCCGGCATCGCGCCATCGGGGGTTGCGGTTTCGGAGTGATATTATGCGTTCTGCGCGTCATCTGCTGCTTGTCGCCGTCTCGGGACTGGCCCTGACCACCGGGGCTTTCGCCGCCCCTGCTCTCGCCCAGACCGCGCCGCCCGCTGCGGCCGCCGCCAGTCAGGTCGCGCCGTCAGCCCCCTGGGCCCAGGCCGCCAGCGACATTCCCGCCGATCCGGCCGTCCGTTACGGCCTGCTGCCCAACGGCATGCGCTACGCCCTGCTGCACAATGCGACGCCTCCGGGCCAGGCCTCATTCCGCCTGCGCATCGACGCCGGCTCGCTGATGGAGCGCGACGACCAGAAGGGTCTGGCACACTTCATGGAGCACATGGCCTTCAACGGCACCAAGGACGTGCCGGAAAACGAGATGCTGCGCATCCTCGAACGCCTGGGTCTGGCCTTCGGCGCCGACACCAACGCCTTCACAAGCTTCGACCAGACCGCCTATATGCTGGAGCTGCCCAACACCAAGGACGAGACGGTCGATCCCAGCCTGCACATCCTGCGCGAGATGATGTCTGCGGCCCTGATGGCGCCGGACGCCATCGATTCCGAGCGCGGCGTCATCGTCGGCGAGGAACGCACCCGCGACACGCCGCAACTGCGCGTGCTGAAGACCCAGCTCGGCCTTCTGGCCCCCGGCCAGCGTCTGTCGGAACGCCTTCCGATCGGCGACCTCGACATCATCCGCACTGCACCGCGCCAGCGCTTCGTCGACTTCTACGACGCCTACTATCGCCCCTCGCGCGCCACCTTCATCGCCGTGGGCGACTTCGACGTGGATGCGATGGAGGCCAAGGTCCGCGCGGCCTTCGGCGACTGGAAGCCGACTGCCGCCGATGGTCCGGAGCCCGACCTGGGAACCGTCGCCCCGCGTCAGCCGCAGACCAGCATCCTGGTCGAACCGGGAATCCAGTCCTCCATCCAGATCAACTGGATCAAGGCCCCGGACCTTAGCCCCGACACGGCCGCCGAACGCGCCGCCGACGTCCGTCGCGGCCTGGGTCTGGCCGTGCTGAACCGTCGTCTGGGCGAGATCGCCCGCGCGGACAACCCGCCCTTCATCGGCGCCGGCGCCGGTTATCAGTCGCTGTTCGACAGCCTGGACGCCGGCACCCTGTCGGTCGCCTTCAATCCGGGCGGCTGGCAGCGCGCGCTGGAAAGCGTCGAGCAGGAAAGCCGTCGCCTGGCCGAATACGGCGTCAGCGACGCCGAGCTTCAGCGCGAAATCGTCAACACCCGCACCGCGCTTCAGAACGCCGTCGCCTCGGCCGCGACCCGTTCGACCCCGGCTCTGGCGACCGGTCTCCTGGGCGCCGTCAATGACGACCAGGTCTTCAGCTCGCCCCAGACCAACCTCGATCTGTTCAACAAGGCCGTCGAAGGCCTGACCGTCGATCAGGTCAATCAGGCGACCAAGGCGGTGTTCGAGGGCCAGGGCCCGCTGCTGCTGTTCAGCTCCCCTGTCCCGGTCGAGGGCGGCGAGGCCGCCGTCACCGCTGCGCTGGAGGCCTCGCGCAATACGCCGGTTCAGGCCCGCGCCGCCGAGGCCGAGTTGAAATGGCCTTATGACAACTTCGGCGCCCCGGCGGTCCCCGCCTCCCGTTCCGAAGTCGCAGATCTGGGCGCGACCCTGGTCCGCTTCCCGAACGGCACCTTGCTGAACATCAAGAAGACCGACTTCCGCGCCGATCAGATTCTGGTCAGCGCCCGCACCGGTCTTGGCGAACTGGGCCTGCCTGCCGACACCCTGTCGCCGCTGTCAATGGCCAGCACCGTCCTGGCCCCCGGCGGTCTGGGCAAGCTCAGCCTGGACGAGATGAATCGCGTGCTCAGCGGACGCACCTATAGCGCCGCCGTCAATCAGGCCGGCGACGCCTATATCTTCGCCGGCGCCACCAAGCCCGCCGATCTCCAACTGGAGCTGCAGGTCCTGGCCGCCTATCTCACCGATCCGGGCCTGCGCGGCGCCACGTTCGAGCAGACCAAGGCCATGTTCCCGCAGATCCTGGCTCAGTTGGGCGCGACGCCGCGCGGCGTCTTCCAACGCGACGCCTCGGGCCTGCTGGCCAGCGGCGACGCGCGTGAGACGACCCCGACCGCGGAACAGATCGCTGCGATTCAGATCGACGACATCCGCTCGGGCGTTCGCTCGGCCCTGGCGCAGGGTCCGGTCGAGATCACCGTCGTCGGCGACGTCGACGTCGGCGCGGTCATCGCCGCCGTCGGCTCGACGTTCGGCGCCCTGCCCTCGCGCGGTGCGGCGCCGACGCCGCCCGCCGGCTCGACGGTGCGCAAGTTCCCGGCCCCGACCGCCACGCCGGTCCAGCTCTATCACACCGGACCCGCCGAACAGGCATTGGGCTTCGTCGCCTGGCCGACCACCGACCAGGTCGAAGATCGCAAGACCGCGCGTCAGCTTTCGATCCTGTCGGACGTTCTTCAGCTGCGCCTGAACGACGAAATCCGTGAGAAGCAGGGTCTGGCCTATTCGCCCAGCGCCGGCTCGACCGCCTCGGACACCTATCCGGGCTACGGCTTCATCTCGGTGACCGCGGAAACCCCGCCAGCCGCCCTGCCCAAGCTGTTCGAGACGGTGGACGCCATCGCCGCCGACCTGCGTGACAACCCGATCAGCGAGGACGAACTGAACCGCGCCCGTCGCCCGGCGGTCGAGCGCATCCGTCGCAGCATGGCCGACAACGGCTATTGGCTGACCCAACTGTCGCAGGCCCAGAGCGATCCGGCGACGCTGGACCAGACCCGCAACCAGATCGCCACCCTGGAAGCCGTCACCGCCGCCGACCTTCAGGCCCTGGCTCGCCAGTATCTGAAGTCCGACAGCGCCTGGCGCGCCACCGTCACCGCTCAATCGGCGGCCCAGTAGGCGCCTATGAAAAAGGCCCCGGTTCTTGCGAACCGGGGCCAGTCGTCAGGATCGTCGACGGAGAGCCGACGGTCGCCTTATTTCATGTCTCGCCTGATCGGCGGCTGAACGGGCGTGTTTAGGTCCGGTTCAGAAGACCCGGCCGCCGACGCCGCCGTCCAGGGTGATCACCCCGGTCAGCACGGTCGCGCTCTCGACCTGTTCCTCGCGGTATTCCGTGTATTCCTCTTCGCGGTACATCGTCAGGATCTTGATCCCGGCGCCATAGCGACGCAGCAGCGAACGCTCGTTGCAATCCCGCTCGGGCTTCTCGGGCCGGCATTCCAGCTTGCCGCCCGTCCCGTACCACAGCGCCTCATGCTTGCGGCAGGTCAAGGTCGTGCCGTGATCGAAGCTGACGTCGCCGTTGTAGTCGGCGATGGTGGCCTGCAGCCAGGTCCCCGACAGACAGCGATACAGCTCGCCTTCGAACCCTTCGGCGATCTCGCGATCCGGCCGCACCTGCGAGGCGGGGTGCGGCACCTGGCGGTCGTCGATGCAGACGGCCTGGATGACGACCCGCTTCATCATGCTGCGGAAGGCGCTGTAGGGGGTGCGCACGGTCTGGGCGATCACGCCCTCGACGGCCAGGCCCTGGATGGTGGTCGGATAGGGCTGATCGACGCTGACATAGGCCGCGCCGCCGCCTCCGCCGAAGCTGCCCGAGAACCCGCCGGCCCGCGCATTGACATAGGACCGCGCGCCCGAGTTGGCGTTCGAGTTGGCCCCGGCGCCCGCGTTTGCATTGGCGCTCGCGCCAAGGTTCACGTTCACATTGACGTTGGTGTTGATGTTGCCGTTCCAGTTTCCACCGCCGCCGGGACCGCAGTTTCCGCCGCCGTTGCAGGGCGGCGGCTCGGGCGGAGGCGGCGGCTCGCACGAGGTGCAGGGCGGCGGCTGACAGCCGGACGTGCATTGCGCCAGCGCGGCTCCGGCGCCCGCCGAAACGGCGAGACCGGCCGCCAGGCCCAGCATCCAATTCGTGATCCGCAGCCGCATCGGCGGGAACTCCCAAGCGAATAT
This genomic interval carries:
- a CDS encoding pitrilysin family protein, translating into MRSARHLLLVAVSGLALTTGAFAAPALAQTAPPAAAAASQVAPSAPWAQAASDIPADPAVRYGLLPNGMRYALLHNATPPGQASFRLRIDAGSLMERDDQKGLAHFMEHMAFNGTKDVPENEMLRILERLGLAFGADTNAFTSFDQTAYMLELPNTKDETVDPSLHILREMMSAALMAPDAIDSERGVIVGEERTRDTPQLRVLKTQLGLLAPGQRLSERLPIGDLDIIRTAPRQRFVDFYDAYYRPSRATFIAVGDFDVDAMEAKVRAAFGDWKPTAADGPEPDLGTVAPRQPQTSILVEPGIQSSIQINWIKAPDLSPDTAAERAADVRRGLGLAVLNRRLGEIARADNPPFIGAGAGYQSLFDSLDAGTLSVAFNPGGWQRALESVEQESRRLAEYGVSDAELQREIVNTRTALQNAVASAATRSTPALATGLLGAVNDDQVFSSPQTNLDLFNKAVEGLTVDQVNQATKAVFEGQGPLLLFSSPVPVEGGEAAVTAALEASRNTPVQARAAEAELKWPYDNFGAPAVPASRSEVADLGATLVRFPNGTLLNIKKTDFRADQILVSARTGLGELGLPADTLSPLSMASTVLAPGGLGKLSLDEMNRVLSGRTYSAAVNQAGDAYIFAGATKPADLQLELQVLAAYLTDPGLRGATFEQTKAMFPQILAQLGATPRGVFQRDASGLLASGDARETTPTAEQIAAIQIDDIRSGVRSALAQGPVEITVVGDVDVGAVIAAVGSTFGALPSRGAAPTPPAGSTVRKFPAPTATPVQLYHTGPAEQALGFVAWPTTDQVEDRKTARQLSILSDVLQLRLNDEIREKQGLAYSPSAGSTASDTYPGYGFISVTAETPPAALPKLFETVDAIAADLRDNPISEDELNRARRPAVERIRRSMADNGYWLTQLSQAQSDPATLDQTRNQIATLEAVTAADLQALARQYLKSDSAWRATVTAQSAAQ
- the hfaD gene encoding holdfast anchor protein HfaD, giving the protein MARPAPIRLVGMMAATATFAALATEASAQQTPACDPQAGETCSSTQTQTGDVTGLVNIDLSVDQVTVSNSAQGNALAGGVTAASAGLVSRQSMTGATVARSNVVVSGEADGQLSVDTTARGNYLGVTTDRATFAVDSSQSVTGDRVEAGTYVQAPDGRVLQGGFATSTAVANTVALGGPSSSLTGVIDQRAQTTVFAETVADVQYIPAPATFSSQAVANAVQTNTTGASHQDLAIRQSNAASTTEARTDVYVDNGWDLTVGANAGANQAITANAGGSMLIQTDQANAGRVRADARVQTNLQGQTVLAARSVANETVAGNNDIYLKLDNTQLNTGGVEANATYVGVNGYDAYVGSDAVGNAVTGYACSQCGGDVNVNNTQTNSGNVTATTNATVSSGRTAVVGANAVGNSASFYISRPGG